A genomic window from Sulfurimonas paralvinellae includes:
- a CDS encoding ATP-binding protein: MAVKLSKKIMSKLGKTNAEFELIEEGDKILVGLSGGKDSLTMIHAMKEQQRRAPFKFDFVAVTISYGMGENFDNLIAHCREHDIPHIVHETNTYDLAKDKIRKNSSFCSFFSRMRRGYLYSVAKEQGCNKVALGHHMDDAAESFFMNFIYNGQMRSLAPKYRAENGLIVIRPLIQMRERQLRAFVVDNGIEAIGDEACPAMRFDVKMPYARAKMKDMLGDMEKEYPQLFTSLNAAFKNISADSFFDKEKFSL; the protein is encoded by the coding sequence ATGGCTGTCAAACTCTCTAAAAAGATCATGTCCAAACTCGGCAAGACAAATGCCGAGTTTGAACTCATAGAAGAGGGCGATAAGATACTCGTCGGTTTGAGCGGCGGGAAAGATTCGTTGACGATGATCCATGCTATGAAAGAACAACAACGCCGTGCTCCTTTTAAATTTGATTTTGTTGCGGTGACTATCAGTTACGGGATGGGTGAGAATTTTGACAATCTAATTGCCCACTGCAGGGAGCATGATATCCCACATATAGTTCACGAAACAAATACCTATGATCTTGCTAAAGATAAGATCCGTAAGAACTCCTCTTTTTGTTCATTCTTCTCACGCATGAGACGTGGTTATCTTTACTCTGTGGCAAAAGAGCAGGGCTGTAATAAAGTCGCATTAGGACATCATATGGATGATGCGGCAGAGAGCTTTTTTATGAACTTTATCTACAATGGGCAGATGCGTTCACTTGCTCCCAAATACAGAGCAGAAAACGGACTCATCGTCATTCGACCGCTTATTCAGATGCGTGAGCGACAGCTGCGGGCTTTTGTAGTTGATAACGGTATTGAAGCCATAGGTGATGAAGCCTGTCCTGCAATGCGTTTTGATGTGAAAATGCCTTATGCACGAGCGAAGATGAAAGATATGCTTGGGGATATGGAAAAAGAGTATCCGCAGCTTTTTACTTCACTCAATGCAGCATTTAAAAATATATCAGCTGATAGTTTTTTCGATAAAGAGAAATTCTCTTTATAG